One stretch of Coleofasciculaceae cyanobacterium DNA includes these proteins:
- a CDS encoding IS1 family transposase translates to MTVWIAVRCPFCQSTDVVKNGKSKQGKQRYCCRHKECPRSTFIRDYTHYGYQPEVK, encoded by the coding sequence ATGACAGTTTGGATAGCAGTAAGATGCCCATTTTGCCAATCAACAGATGTAGTGAAAAATGGGAAATCAAAACAAGGAAAACAACGCTATTGCTGTCGCCATAAAGAATGTCCTCGCTCTACCTTTATACGAGATTATACTCATTATGGTTACCAACCAGAAGTAAAA